From a region of the Bacillus oleivorans genome:
- a CDS encoding acetyl-CoA hydrolase/transferase family protein: MESAYNRIRNEHLNQRVVSADEASSWIKDGMTLGLSGFTRAGDVKAVPFALVERARKEPLKVNVFTGASLGSDIDKLFAEAGILNKRLPFQADAIMRKGINQGDFLFVDQHLSHTSELVRSNVLEPIDFAILEAITIQEDGTIIPTTSVGNSYIFAKHAKEIIVEINMAQPEALEGIHDLYDPGKQGERQPIPLTKPNDRIGSIGIKVDPEKIRGIVFTNQADSPSTIVPPDEETVIMAQHLISFLRSEIEAGRLTESLAPLQSGIGSVANAVLNGLLDSEFEDLQVYSEVLQDAVFELIDAGKVSFASCCSITLSSEKMGQVFSNFEKYRDKLILRPQEISNHPELIRRMGLISINTALEVDIYGNVNSTHVMGTNMMNGIGGSGDFARNALLGIFVTKSIAKGGNISSIVPFVPHVDHTEHDVDVIVTEQGYADLRGLAPRERVERIINNCAHPMYRDQLREYYQEALQKGGQTPHVLEKALSWHSNYAKNGTMLKKVPQHSYVFNFWG, encoded by the coding sequence ATGGAGAGCGCTTACAATCGTATTCGTAACGAGCACCTAAATCAGCGTGTTGTATCTGCTGATGAAGCATCTTCTTGGATTAAAGACGGTATGACACTTGGATTAAGCGGTTTTACACGTGCCGGTGATGTGAAAGCGGTTCCTTTTGCTTTAGTGGAACGGGCAAGAAAAGAACCACTTAAAGTAAATGTATTTACAGGTGCCTCTCTTGGCTCTGATATTGATAAATTGTTCGCTGAAGCAGGCATACTGAATAAACGTCTTCCTTTCCAGGCGGATGCAATAATGCGTAAAGGAATCAATCAAGGAGATTTCTTATTTGTAGATCAACACCTATCCCATACCTCTGAATTGGTTCGATCCAATGTATTAGAACCTATTGATTTCGCAATTTTGGAAGCGATTACGATTCAAGAGGATGGCACAATTATTCCTACTACATCCGTAGGGAATTCGTATATATTTGCCAAACATGCCAAGGAAATCATTGTGGAAATTAATATGGCACAGCCAGAAGCGCTTGAAGGTATCCATGACCTGTATGATCCTGGGAAACAAGGAGAGAGACAGCCGATTCCATTGACAAAACCGAATGATCGGATTGGTTCGATTGGAATTAAAGTGGACCCAGAAAAAATCAGAGGGATTGTTTTTACAAACCAAGCAGATTCTCCATCAACAATCGTACCGCCAGACGAAGAAACTGTCATTATGGCGCAGCATCTGATTTCTTTCTTACGTTCCGAAATCGAAGCCGGAAGATTAACAGAGTCGTTAGCTCCGCTTCAATCAGGAATTGGCTCTGTAGCCAATGCTGTATTAAACGGATTGCTAGATTCAGAGTTCGAGGATTTACAGGTATATTCCGAGGTCCTTCAGGATGCCGTTTTTGAATTAATCGATGCTGGTAAAGTGAGCTTTGCCTCTTGCTGCTCGATTACATTGTCATCTGAAAAAATGGGTCAGGTTTTCTCCAATTTTGAGAAATATCGCGACAAATTAATTTTAAGACCACAAGAGATTTCAAACCATCCGGAACTCATTCGCCGAATGGGACTCATCTCCATTAATACGGCACTCGAAGTAGACATTTATGGAAATGTCAATTCAACACATGTAATGGGAACCAACATGATGAATGGAATTGGCGGGTCTGGTGATTTTGCCCGTAACGCACTCCTTGGCATTTTTGTCACAAAATCGATTGCAAAAGGCGGGAACATTTCCAGTATCGTACCATTTGTTCCACACGTCGACCATACCGAGCATGATGTTGACGTAATTGTGACCGAACAGGGCTACGCCGACTTGCGCGGTTTGGCTCCTAGAGAGCGGGTTGAACGCATTATTAATAATTGTGCACACCCGATGTATCGAGACCAATTGCGCGAGTACTACCAGGAAGCCTTGCAAAAAGGCGGACAAACGCCTCATGTGCTTGAAAAAGCCCTTTCTTGGCATAGTAATTATGCGAAGAATGGCACTATGCTTAAAAAAGTACCTCAGCATTCTTATGTTTTTAATTTTTGGGGATAA
- a CDS encoding LytTR family DNA-binding domain-containing protein: protein MKDIKPATLLDIVSELFSDETSIAVSNTDKYIYYRSSKRIDLKIKPGDPVKEGTITYKALTELKKVSSFINRDVFGTPYYGMAVPVFNDGKLEGCVTAIFPTLTSGTSVVTIRVNEGWVPVPFADILYIEAKHKKTHVYTADISGIHKDTLNEFEFSLPKEDFIRCHRSFIVNVKHIKDIYPDTHSTFLLKMKNGDRVPVSQTYSSYFRKLLRF, encoded by the coding sequence ATGAAAGATATTAAACCAGCCACCCTCCTTGATATAGTTAGTGAACTCTTTTCAGATGAAACCTCAATTGCAGTTTCAAATACTGACAAATACATATATTATCGCTCCAGTAAACGAATCGATTTAAAAATAAAACCTGGAGATCCTGTAAAAGAGGGGACCATTACATATAAAGCTCTAACTGAATTAAAAAAGGTTTCTTCTTTTATCAATCGGGACGTATTTGGTACTCCCTACTATGGGATGGCTGTGCCTGTCTTTAACGACGGGAAGCTTGAAGGGTGTGTAACCGCTATTTTTCCAACTCTTACAAGCGGGACAAGCGTTGTTACAATTCGTGTCAATGAAGGCTGGGTTCCTGTTCCGTTTGCTGACATTTTGTACATTGAGGCAAAACACAAGAAAACCCATGTATATACAGCAGACATTTCAGGAATCCATAAAGATACCTTGAACGAATTTGAATTTAGTCTGCCGAAAGAAGATTTTATTCGCTGCCATCGGTCTTTTATAGTAAATGTAAAGCATATAAAGGATATTTACCCTGATACCCATTCTACCTTTTTATTAAAAATGAAAAACGGCGATCGTGTTCCAGTAAGTCAAACCTATAGCAGCTATTTTAGAAAATTGCTGAGGTTTTAA
- a CDS encoding N-acetylmuramoyl-L-alanine amidase codes for MTNNVGKLTKLFLIVGLAVSLVFVYLGIMSSTKDSAAATDTTDSSQLQKAFEMAAKEFGVPQSVLMAVAYNQSRWDHHKGHSEVGGYGVMNLVHIEGHQDANGKNVTAEENATSLGADVSSINTLDKAAELLDTDIEVLKNDSEQNIRGGAALLAEYAKETVGEIPSNPADWYGAIVKYSGSDVKGVADEFADEVYATIQSGAERYTINGQKVTLQPKSVTPNKSTADNIPLRNAKFTGADCPNGLECSFIPARYEQFSSTSTDYGNYDIANRPYDGLEIRYIIIHNIEGSAQSAINHFRNKSYVSANYVIDSTTGKITQMVKPEDVAWQAGNWYFNMHSIGIEHEGYAATGYDWYSEQMYRSSAKLVKYLAEKYDIPLDRQHILGHDEVPGLSPYRQTRMHWDPGAYWDWSHFFNLLGAPINPSDGDKESNIVTISPNYNTNMPTFTYGGVVQEPKSSSLIQLYTEPSFDAPLIKDPHIINGGTNRINDWGNKAAIGQSYYKADQVGDWTAIHYGGQKAWFYNPNNQFAVPGSGMLITPKAGHDSIPVYGAAYPEDAAYEGTGIADWAKGNAEVLYQIPAGQFYVSTGPIQSDYYHAKYFNDPDTNQVLKGQDEYYQIFFNHRVGFVKKSDVEIVNP; via the coding sequence ATGACAAATAATGTCGGAAAATTGACAAAATTGTTCCTAATTGTTGGATTGGCTGTTAGTTTGGTTTTCGTTTACTTAGGAATAATGTCATCAACCAAAGATAGTGCTGCAGCTACAGATACAACAGATTCCTCTCAATTGCAAAAAGCTTTTGAAATGGCCGCTAAAGAATTTGGGGTACCGCAAAGTGTTCTTATGGCTGTAGCGTATAATCAATCTCGATGGGATCACCACAAGGGCCACAGCGAAGTTGGCGGTTATGGAGTTATGAACCTTGTGCATATCGAAGGTCATCAGGACGCAAACGGAAAGAACGTTACTGCCGAAGAAAATGCTACTTCCCTCGGAGCCGATGTTTCTTCTATTAATACACTAGATAAAGCAGCTGAGTTACTTGATACAGACATTGAAGTATTAAAAAATGATTCTGAACAAAACATCCGCGGTGGAGCTGCATTACTTGCAGAGTATGCAAAGGAAACAGTCGGCGAAATCCCTTCTAATCCAGCTGATTGGTATGGAGCTATAGTCAAATACAGCGGATCTGATGTTAAAGGTGTTGCAGATGAGTTTGCTGATGAAGTTTATGCGACGATTCAAAGCGGAGCTGAAAGATATACAATCAATGGACAAAAAGTAACATTGCAGCCTAAATCAGTTACACCGAATAAAAGCACGGCCGACAATATCCCCCTCCGAAATGCAAAATTCACGGGTGCGGATTGTCCAAATGGTTTGGAGTGCTCATTCATCCCTGCAAGGTACGAGCAATTTTCTAGCACCTCTACTGATTACGGAAATTATGACATTGCTAATCGTCCTTATGATGGTCTGGAAATTCGTTATATTATCATCCATAATATTGAAGGCAGTGCACAATCGGCCATTAACCACTTTCGGAATAAATCATATGTAAGCGCCAATTACGTCATAGACTCCACCACCGGAAAAATTACACAGATGGTAAAACCTGAAGATGTAGCTTGGCAGGCAGGAAACTGGTATTTTAATATGCACTCGATCGGTATTGAGCATGAAGGCTATGCTGCTACAGGGTATGATTGGTATAGTGAGCAAATGTACCGCTCCTCTGCAAAACTAGTGAAATACTTAGCAGAAAAATATGACATCCCTCTTGATAGACAGCACATTTTAGGCCATGACGAAGTTCCTGGATTATCTCCTTACAGACAGACTAGAATGCACTGGGATCCAGGGGCATACTGGGATTGGTCCCACTTCTTTAATCTGTTGGGGGCACCGATTAATCCAAGTGATGGAGACAAAGAAAGTAACATTGTAACAATTTCACCGAATTACAACACCAATATGCCGACATTTACTTACGGAGGGGTTGTTCAAGAACCTAAGTCTTCAAGCTTAATCCAGCTTTATACAGAGCCTAGCTTTGATGCTCCGCTTATCAAAGATCCTCATATTATAAATGGCGGAACAAATCGCATTAATGACTGGGGCAACAAGGCAGCGATTGGACAAAGCTACTACAAAGCAGATCAGGTAGGAGATTGGACGGCGATTCATTATGGCGGACAAAAGGCTTGGTTCTACAATCCTAATAATCAATTTGCGGTTCCAGGCAGCGGCATGTTGATCACGCCTAAGGCAGGTCACGATTCCATTCCTGTTTACGGTGCTGCTTACCCAGAAGATGCTGCTTATGAAGGAACTGGTATCGCAGACTGGGCCAAAGGAAACGCTGAAGTATTATACCAAATTCCAGCTGGCCAATTCTATGTGTCCACTGGACCGATTCAATCTGATTACTACCATGCTAAATACTTTAATGATCCAGATACCAATCAAGTGTTAAAAGGACAAGATGAATATTATCAAATCTTCTTTAATCATCGGGTTGGATTCGTCAAGAAGAGTGATGTTGAGATTGTGAATCCTTAA
- a CDS encoding site-specific integrase, whose amino-acid sequence MASIKTKGSGKNKRWIVRYDGERDPQTLKRKQLQKSFKSSKEADQFVALITLQGMNQFGSLQIANGTKSEDEPVEVPFHVYAKNWFEVEYFQKVRPNTFKSRRFYLEKQIIPFFGDKAFSLITVKDIKEFYAQLKRNGYEQKTISSIHKFLSSLFNSAVENGDLGESPMNAMKKKPKDPTRIANPWNYTEVVQFLEVAEKEDKDLMYDFTLSTGLRQGEVLALPWFNIDLEHCTVTVTRSVSFGENGEPELIPKAQDSYRTISFSSHLIDKLKKHKEKQDQMKKRFGEHYQHELDLVFPVNHGGFQNPSNVRRQLYNLMKKAKVRRITFHDLRHTHASLLIRSGAQPKLIQTRLGHKVIETTFKYYGHLWPNADQEAIVNLEKELKKHRKPKDDPNQM is encoded by the coding sequence ATGGCAAGTATTAAAACAAAAGGAAGTGGAAAGAACAAACGATGGATTGTTCGTTATGACGGAGAAAGGGATCCTCAAACCCTGAAAAGGAAGCAATTGCAGAAATCGTTCAAATCTAGTAAGGAAGCAGATCAATTTGTTGCCTTAATCACACTTCAGGGAATGAATCAATTTGGCTCTCTTCAGATTGCAAATGGAACCAAATCTGAAGATGAACCCGTAGAAGTGCCTTTTCATGTCTATGCTAAAAATTGGTTTGAAGTAGAATACTTTCAAAAAGTTAGACCTAATACCTTTAAATCTCGTCGGTTTTATTTAGAAAAACAAATTATTCCTTTCTTTGGGGATAAAGCTTTTTCTTTAATTACTGTAAAAGATATTAAAGAGTTTTATGCTCAATTAAAACGAAATGGATACGAGCAAAAAACCATTAGCAGTATCCATAAATTTCTGTCAAGTTTGTTTAATTCGGCTGTTGAGAATGGGGATTTAGGCGAGAGCCCGATGAATGCTATGAAGAAAAAACCTAAAGACCCTACGCGAATTGCAAATCCATGGAATTATACAGAAGTTGTACAATTTCTAGAGGTTGCGGAAAAAGAAGATAAGGATCTGATGTATGACTTTACACTTTCTACAGGATTAAGACAAGGAGAAGTCCTTGCACTCCCTTGGTTTAATATTGATTTGGAACATTGTACTGTAACTGTAACTAGAAGCGTGTCTTTTGGTGAAAATGGGGAGCCAGAACTTATACCAAAAGCTCAAGATAGCTATCGAACAATCTCTTTCTCTAGCCATCTAATTGATAAGCTGAAAAAACACAAAGAAAAACAAGATCAGATGAAAAAGCGGTTTGGAGAGCATTATCAGCATGAATTAGATTTGGTGTTTCCAGTCAATCATGGTGGATTCCAGAACCCTTCAAATGTCCGTAGACAGTTGTATAACTTAATGAAAAAAGCAAAAGTACGTCGAATTACTTTTCACGATCTAAGACATACACACGCTAGTTTGCTAATTCGAAGTGGGGCTCAACCAAAACTTATACAGACACGTTTAGGGCATAAAGTTATTGAAACGACATTCAAATACTATGGGCATTTATGGCCTAATGCAGACCAAGAGGCGATAGTAAACCTTGAGAAAGAGTTGAAAAAACATAGAAAACCAAAAGATGATCCAAATCAAATGTGA